From the genome of Candidatus Bipolaricaulota bacterium:
CATAAATTACTGCCCGGCCCGGGCGATCCAGTTCGGGAAGCACACGGCAAAGCGGGGGCGGTACCACCATCCCGAGGTCTCCGCCCCCGACCTCGCCGCACAAAAACTCGCTACGTCGAGCGGATCTCACGCCGCATGAGGATCACGTAGGAGATCGCGAAGCAGATCGAGGTCAGCGCGATCAACCCCACGAGCTGCGGCCACACGATGAGCAGGCTCTGTCCGAGGGGGAGCGGGTTCGTCGGAAGCTGCTCCTGCGAGAGGAGGGCCGCTATCCCCAGTCCACGATAGCTTGGAATGAGGATCGCGCTCGTCGCCTCCTCGAACAGGGTCGCGGGGGAGAACCGGAGCACGAGGTCGTGGATCTGCTTGTGGTGGATCCACGCCTGGGCGGGTGAGTTGAGCTGCACCGGGGCGACCTGATCGGCGATCAGCCCAGCGAGCATGTACAAGAACAGGGTGAAGAACAGCCACACCCCGATCGCGGCCAGGGCCGAACTCGCCGGCTGGCGGAAGACGACCGAGAACAGGATCCCAAGCGCGAGCCAGAATCCGAGGTAGATCACCCCGATCACGAAGAACATGGCGATCCGGGAGAGCTCAGCTCCCTGGGGTGGGAAGCCGAGCCCGTACAGCCCGAGCCCGAAGATGATCAGCATGATCCCGGCGAGGGCGAGCCCGAGCGCCCCCAGCCCGGCAAGGAACTTCCCGTTGATCCACGCGTGCCGGTAGATCGGCTGGGCGAGGACGCGGCTCACCGTCCCG
Proteins encoded in this window:
- a CDS encoding ABC transporter permease encodes the protein MTVVFWKELADHFGSKRFILFLFLILIVAGASVYLAEQAMGENPDQAGAFAFLNLFTQSSGGMPSFLGFLAFFGPLIGVLIGFDSVNGEFARGTVSRVLAQPIYRHAWINGKFLAGLGALGLALAGIMLIIFGLGLYGLGFPPQGAELSRIAMFFVIGVIYLGFWLALGILFSVVFRQPASSALAAIGVWLFFTLFLYMLAGLIADQVAPVQLNSPAQAWIHHKQIHDLVLRFSPATLFEEATSAILIPSYRGLGIAALLSQEQLPTNPLPLGQSLLIVWPQLVGLIALTSICFAISYVILMRREIRST